One genomic segment of Gemmatimonadota bacterium includes these proteins:
- a CDS encoding nitrate reductase, which translates to MLINTSPRRPDRERVRNIKEALREALSLSDDMTVTVTELACLEEGCAPVETVIGLLRPDAPQLQCKLHKSIESVDAEDLVQVCKAWGFDVLTAVPDPHQTH; encoded by the coding sequence ATGTTGATCAACACGTCACCCCGTCGCCCGGACCGCGAACGGGTCCGAAACATCAAGGAGGCATTGCGCGAAGCACTGAGCCTTTCCGATGACATGACGGTCACGGTCACCGAACTGGCTTGTCTCGAAGAAGGTTGCGCGCCTGTCGAAACCGTGATCGGCCTGCTTCGGCCCGATGCGCCACAGCTTCAGTGCAAGCTGCACAAGTCCATTGAATCCGTTGACGCCGAAGACCTGGTCCAGGTCTGCAAGGCGTGGGGATTCGACGTCCTGACTGCCGTACCCGATCCACATCAAACTCATTAA
- a CDS encoding PQQ-binding-like beta-propeller repeat protein: MSGLNDGNPGGVIRRGWSASVGDYPIAGGWILRGEALVVGDTAGSVYAFDGKSGATAWASHEVHEGGVLAVAIHPGGTAFATAGQDGRVIIWSATDSQVSRAIDVGNSWVENVAWSPDGQWLAVSCSRQVYVYTVEGTEVWRSDAHPSTVSAIAWSSAEELATACYGRVTFFDATTGEPKQKLEWQGSLVSMVLSPDGGIVVCGSQDNSVHFWRRDTGKDSMMSGYPGKPSALAFDDTGTLLATGGGEAVTVWSFQGRGPEGTRPGVLDYHAQFITSLSFAPGAMHLASGGRDGAVAAWSLQRNGEGDLIGSGVVEDVVAGLYWRPDGGALAALDGQGGVTVWRVKNW, translated from the coding sequence ATGTCTGGTTTGAACGACGGTAACCCGGGCGGCGTAATTCGCCGAGGTTGGTCTGCGTCGGTCGGTGATTACCCCATCGCCGGGGGTTGGATACTGCGCGGTGAGGCGCTGGTGGTCGGCGACACCGCAGGTAGCGTCTACGCCTTCGACGGCAAGTCCGGCGCGACCGCGTGGGCAAGCCACGAGGTCCATGAGGGCGGTGTGCTCGCGGTGGCGATCCACCCGGGCGGAACCGCGTTCGCTACGGCCGGGCAGGACGGTCGAGTCATAATCTGGTCTGCCACCGATAGTCAGGTAAGCCGGGCTATCGACGTCGGTAACAGTTGGGTGGAAAACGTGGCGTGGTCGCCGGACGGCCAGTGGCTGGCGGTTTCCTGCTCAAGGCAGGTTTACGTATATACCGTGGAAGGCACGGAGGTCTGGCGATCGGACGCTCATCCCAGCACCGTCAGCGCGATCGCGTGGTCCAGCGCGGAGGAACTGGCGACGGCCTGTTACGGTCGGGTGACGTTCTTTGACGCGACCACCGGCGAGCCTAAACAGAAGCTGGAGTGGCAGGGATCCCTGGTGTCGATGGTATTGAGCCCGGACGGGGGCATCGTGGTCTGCGGCAGCCAGGACAACTCGGTGCACTTCTGGCGTCGCGACACGGGAAAGGACTCCATGATGTCCGGATATCCGGGCAAGCCTTCGGCCCTTGCCTTCGATGACACCGGCACCCTTTTGGCCACTGGCGGAGGGGAGGCGGTGACGGTCTGGAGCTTCCAGGGAAGGGGTCCGGAAGGCACGCGGCCCGGTGTATTGGACTACCATGCTCAGTTCATTACGTCACTTTCCTTCGCTCCCGGCGCGATGCACCTGGCCTCGGGAGGCCGCGACGGGGCCGTGGCTGCGTGGTCGCTTCAGCGAAACGGAGAAGGCGATCTGATCGGGTCGGGGGTTGTGGAGGATGTCGTCGCCGGATTGTACTGGCGGCCGGATGGGGGTGCCCTCGCCGCGCTCGATGGGCAGGGCGGCGTGACGGTCTGGCGAGTGAAAAACTGGTGA
- a CDS encoding GTP-binding protein, translated as MISPQKVPVSILTGFLGSGKTTLLNRILTEEHGKRIAVIENEYGEVGIDQALVIDADEEIFEMSNGCICCTVRGDLIRVLSNLMKRRDKFDYVLVETTGLADPGPVAQTFFMDDEIRDEYALDGIVTLVDAAHIEQQLGRSDESTEQIAFADVLVLNKTDLVDDEVLDRLETRLREMNRMAKVVRSERAEVPVDTVLNLEAFDLDDVLERRPTFLEPEYPFEWSGVYSLDTGRYELSLADGPDPAMSLVVVPDQGTDDAALREGAEWCVRRYAEPAEDIDPGEEIPIGKHVNLQLDSTGRKSFILEVDKPARVGLYAQHTAEEFDLQLRNTDGVTIAQEVERTWVAQHEHDDEVGSIAIEREGDVDPDRLNKWLSTLLMERGVDIFRMKGFISLAGESRRFVFQGVHMLFDGQPDREWGDDPHHNQLVFIGRNLDEQDMRQGFNACLV; from the coding sequence ATGATCTCGCCGCAAAAAGTACCTGTTTCCATCCTCACCGGCTTCCTCGGCTCCGGGAAGACGACCCTGCTCAACCGGATCCTGACCGAGGAGCACGGAAAGCGCATCGCCGTGATCGAGAACGAGTACGGGGAGGTCGGCATCGATCAGGCGCTCGTCATCGACGCAGACGAAGAAATCTTCGAGATGTCGAACGGCTGCATCTGCTGCACGGTGCGCGGAGATCTCATCCGCGTACTCAGCAATCTCATGAAGCGCCGCGACAAGTTCGACTATGTGCTGGTGGAGACCACGGGGCTCGCCGATCCCGGTCCGGTGGCCCAGACCTTTTTCATGGACGACGAAATCCGCGACGAGTACGCCCTTGACGGGATCGTCACGCTCGTCGATGCCGCCCACATCGAGCAACAGCTCGGTCGAAGCGACGAAAGCACCGAGCAAATCGCCTTCGCGGACGTCCTGGTGCTCAACAAGACGGACCTCGTCGACGACGAGGTACTCGACCGGCTCGAAACCCGTCTCCGGGAAATGAACCGAATGGCCAAAGTCGTGCGCAGCGAGCGGGCGGAGGTTCCCGTCGACACGGTACTCAACCTCGAAGCCTTCGACCTGGACGATGTACTCGAGCGTCGTCCCACTTTCCTCGAGCCCGAATACCCGTTCGAATGGTCCGGCGTCTATTCGCTCGATACCGGCCGGTACGAACTCAGCCTGGCCGATGGACCCGATCCGGCCATGTCGCTCGTCGTCGTGCCGGACCAGGGCACGGATGACGCCGCCCTCCGCGAAGGCGCGGAGTGGTGTGTGCGAAGGTACGCCGAACCTGCGGAGGACATTGACCCGGGCGAAGAAATACCGATTGGTAAGCATGTGAACCTCCAGCTCGATTCAACGGGGCGCAAGTCGTTCATCCTGGAGGTTGATAAGCCGGCGCGGGTCGGCCTCTACGCCCAGCACACCGCGGAAGAGTTCGATCTCCAACTGAGGAACACCGACGGAGTGACCATCGCGCAGGAGGTCGAGCGCACCTGGGTCGCGCAGCATGAGCACGACGACGAAGTAGGTTCGATCGCCATCGAGCGGGAGGGCGACGTCGATCCCGACAGGCTCAACAAGTGGCTTAGTACACTGCTCATGGAACGCGGGGTGGACATCTTCCGAATGAAGGGCTTCATCAGCCTCGCGGGCGAGTCCCGTCGCTTCGTTTTCCAGGGAGTTCACATGCTCTTTGACGGCCAGCCGGATCGAGAATGGGGGGATGATCCCCACCACAATCAACTCGTCTTTATCGGCCGCAACCTCGATGAGCAGGACATGCGACAGGGGTTCAATGCATGTCTGGTTTGA
- a CDS encoding PepSY domain-containing protein, which translates to MKYKRWLYLGHRWLGICMCLLVAMWFFSGVVMMYVGFPQLTRAERLAALPVLEPDKLWTGPAELLQCLDPAQTIEELRLTTVLGRPAWLLRTGDGNHHGLFADNGGVIGEIDDEDAVHASRVYAHSTGLSSTQPVHQALLLVDQWSVSSSLHPHRPLHSVALNDPAGTELYVSSVTGEVVRDTNALERGWNWLGANLHWIYPVQLRQHVSVWHWVVVVLSLAGLVSMVTGAVIGFLRLRFRRRYRGKDVTPYRGTLKLHHVLGLIFLIPLTTFLLSGLLSMNPLGVFDDDIPFGDRLAAYRDTPTVGATVGRDILTGSVYASLGHSLEKPPGRGLNIPTDTRELVWEWLGGSPYAYAVTGDGQRHWLTPSEQGSLEKSVLAQIKRVMAGHRTVSIERLTDYDHYYYSHHQRWRPLPVLRVRFDDANATWFHVDLTTGELINQLTETGRAKRWLYNGLHSLDFRFLNDNRPVWDAVVIVLCSAGFLFSSTAVIVSWRRVLRIRKRYRGNKA; encoded by the coding sequence GTGAAGTACAAACGCTGGCTCTATCTCGGCCACCGCTGGCTTGGGATCTGCATGTGCCTGCTCGTGGCCATGTGGTTCTTCTCCGGCGTGGTGATGATGTATGTAGGTTTTCCGCAATTGACACGGGCGGAACGTCTCGCAGCGCTGCCGGTACTTGAACCGGATAAACTGTGGACCGGACCTGCTGAACTGTTGCAGTGCCTTGATCCGGCGCAGACCATCGAGGAACTGCGACTTACCACCGTACTTGGACGGCCCGCCTGGCTCCTGCGTACCGGCGATGGCAACCACCATGGTCTGTTTGCCGACAACGGCGGTGTGATCGGCGAGATAGACGATGAAGACGCCGTTCACGCAAGCCGCGTTTATGCCCACTCAACCGGCCTCTCATCGACACAACCGGTGCACCAGGCACTCCTGCTCGTGGACCAGTGGTCCGTGTCCAGCAGCCTTCATCCTCATCGGCCGCTTCACTCGGTGGCATTGAACGATCCGGCCGGTACTGAACTGTATGTCTCTTCGGTGACCGGGGAAGTGGTACGCGATACTAATGCGCTGGAGCGCGGCTGGAACTGGCTGGGGGCGAACCTGCACTGGATCTACCCGGTGCAGCTTCGCCAGCATGTCTCTGTCTGGCACTGGGTGGTCGTGGTGCTCTCACTCGCCGGCCTGGTATCCATGGTCACCGGTGCGGTGATCGGCTTTCTGCGATTGAGGTTTCGCAGGCGTTACCGCGGCAAAGATGTGACTCCCTACCGGGGCACGCTGAAACTACACCATGTGCTGGGGTTGATTTTCCTGATACCGCTGACGACCTTCCTGCTCAGCGGCCTTCTGTCGATGAACCCCTTGGGGGTGTTTGACGATGACATCCCTTTTGGCGATCGACTCGCCGCCTACAGAGACACGCCCACCGTCGGCGCCACCGTTGGCCGCGACATCCTGACGGGGTCTGTCTACGCCTCACTCGGTCACAGCCTGGAAAAGCCACCCGGCCGAGGCCTGAATATCCCGACAGACACGCGCGAACTGGTGTGGGAATGGCTGGGTGGTTCACCCTATGCCTATGCCGTCACCGGCGATGGTCAACGTCATTGGCTGACTCCATCGGAGCAGGGCAGTCTCGAGAAATCCGTCCTCGCACAAATAAAGCGGGTCATGGCAGGCCACCGGACCGTCTCCATCGAACGGCTTACAGATTACGATCACTACTATTACTCCCATCACCAGCGCTGGCGTCCACTGCCCGTGTTACGGGTGCGCTTCGATGATGCCAACGCAACCTGGTTCCATGTCGATCTCACCACCGGTGAACTGATTAATCAACTCACCGAAACAGGACGCGCGAAACGCTGGCTTTACAACGGCCTGCACAGCCTGGATTTCCGCTTTCTCAACGACAATCGCCCCGTTTGGGATGCGGTGGTGATCGTGCTGTGCAGCGCCGGTTTCCTGTTCTCTTCAACCGCAGTCATCGTGTCCTGGCGACGTGTGCTTCGCATCCGTAAACGTTATCGCGGGAATAAAGCATGA